A genomic region of Platichthys flesus chromosome 4, fPlaFle2.1, whole genome shotgun sequence contains the following coding sequences:
- the polr2d gene encoding DNA-directed RNA polymerase II subunit RPB4 has translation MAAGGGTAPSNVGDVEEDASQLLFPKEFENAETLLNSEVHMLLEHRKQQNESAEDEQELSEVFMKTLNYTARFSRFKNRETITAVRSLLLQKKLHKFELSSLANLCPEAAEEAKALIPSLEGRFEDEELQQILDDIQTKRSFQY, from the exons ATGGCGGCGGGAGGCGGGACTGCTCCTTCTAATGTCGGTGATGTTGAAGAAGACGCGtcacagctgctgtttcctAAAG AGTTTGAGAACGCGGAGACGCTGCTGAACTCGGAGGTCCACATGCTGCTGgagcacaggaagcagcagaacGAGAGCGCGGAGGACGAACAGGAACTGTCCGAGGTCTTCATGAAGACTCTGAACTACACGGCTCGGTTCAGCCGCTTCAAGAACAGAGAGACCATCACGGCTGTGCGCAG tctCCTCCTGCAGAAGAAACTTCATAAGTTCGAGTTGTCGAGTTTAGCGAACCTGTGTCcggaggctgcagaggaggccAAAGCTCTGATCCCCAG TCTGGAGGGACGCTTCGAGgacgaggagctgcagcagatccTCGACGACATCCAGACCAAGAGGAGCTTCCAGTACTGA
- the LOC133951727 gene encoding dual specificity protein phosphatase 14, producing the protein MAVSQVSPGVFLSDLDSALSVSVLSSRNITLIVNASGLEGVSYPQLDLQLLHVPVQDQPHAPLSHYFESVAERIRQNHSGATLVHCTAGRSRSPALIMAYCCRCEGLSLRRAYEQVLHQRPFIRPNAGFWRQLMDYERTLFGRNSVRMTRTSCGVLPEALQDSEDSEALQDSEALQDSEASEALQDSEALQDSEDSEALQDSEALQDSEARAAYCVNV; encoded by the exons ATGGCGGTGTCTCAGGTGAGTCCAGGTGTGTTCCTCAGTGATCTGGACTCAGCTCTGAGCGTCAGTGTGTTGAGCAGCAGGAACATCACGCTCATCGTCAACGCCAGTGGACTGGAGGGGGTGTCCTACCCTCAGCtggacctgcagctgcttcacgtCCCCGTCCAGGACCAACCTCATGCCCCCCTGAGCCACTACTTTGAATCTGTGGCTGAACGGATCCGTCAAAACCACTCAGGGGCCACGCTGGTCCACTGCACCGCCGGCCGGAGTCGATCCCCCGCCCTGATCATGGCCTAC TGTTGCAGGTGTGAGGGTCTTAGCCTCCGTCGGGCGTATGAGCAGGTTCTGCATCAGAGACCCTTCATCAGACCCAACGCTGGATTCTGGCGTCAGCTGATGGACTATGAGCGGACTCTGTTCGGCAGGAACTCGGTGCGGATGACGCGGACGTCCTGTGGCGTCCTGCCTGAGGCCCTGCAGGACTCTGAGGACTCTGAGGCCCTGCAGGACTCTGAGGCTCTCCAGGACTCTGAGGCCTCTGAGGCCCTGCAGGACTCTGAGGCTCTCCAGGACTCTGAGGACTCTGAGGCCCTGCAGGACTCTGAGGCTCTCCAGGACTCTGAGGCCAGAGCGGCGTACTGTGTTAACGTCTGA
- the LOC133951710 gene encoding uncharacterized protein LOC133951710 isoform X1 gives MTFKRGSVTRPGSVTLRSSFTLIKNQQVDRSHTSTGHGTSRDDDLKMQKNKSWTGAQVSVTGQTQETILPQVRYHPSIQTPGDGARPKTTKKTDTRTSKTQRTRPGAEHPTHTGIQHGDKTTQADLVPTARPYRGGGRNPRSQTPDQKTNKKLVQMSATDPGSSQKADQVSNRACPRPEQVPLGLGVQVDRALVKDVEVLTRGQRTNQDWFSWRRNRITASVAHSVAHCRFVHGKSQTPPTSYLTAITGEGCRVQTRAMRWGVDMEAEVVGRYQKLKSSALGRPITVQDCGLFIDAQRPWLAASPDGIVRDSLTGQWLLEVKCPYKHRQRRVEDACRDDPGFCLEIQDDVGRAAGGSPVYHLKTSHSYFTQIQCQLAVTGLRQADLVVFTTKEIAIVPVTYDPDLWGETVSRLEIFYRDAVLPHLRGKTQQETSAAWTPEQ, from the exons ATGACCTTTAAACGTGGATCTGTAACACGACCTGGATCAGTCACATTAAGAAGTTCCTTTACGTTAATTAAAAACCAACAAGTCGATCGATCCCACACGAGCACCGGACACGGGACGTCACGAGACG ACGACttgaaaatgcagaaaaacaaatcgTGGACAGGAGCTCAGGTGTCCGTGACCGGTCAGACCCAGGAAACCATCCTGCCTCAGGTCCGGTACCATCCATCTATCCAGACTCCTGGAGATGGAGCACGGCCCAAAACCACTAAGAAAACTGACACCAGAACCAGTAAGACACAAAGGACCAGACCTGGAGCTGAGCACCCCACTCACACTGGGATCCAACATGGGGACAAGACCACCCAGGCTGATCTGGTTCCTACAGCAAGACCTTATCGTGGTGGTGGTCGGAACCCCCGTTCTCAGACCCCCGAtcagaaaacgaataagaaactAGTTCAGATGTCTGCCACAGATCCAGGTTCTTCTCAAAAAGCAGATCAGGTCTCCAACAGAGCCTGTCCCAGACCAGAGCAGGTTCCTCTGGGTCTGGGGGTCCAGGTTGACAGGGCTCTGGTGAAGGATGTGGAGGTTCTGACCCGTGGACAGAGGACCAACCAGGACTGGTTTTCCTGGAGGAGGAACCGGATCACAGCCTCTGTGGCTCACAGCGTCGCTCACTGCCGCTTCGTTCATGGCAAGAGCCAAACCCCGCCCACCTCCTACCTGACTGCTATCACAG GCGAGGGCTGCAGGGTCCAGACCAGGGCCATGAGGTGGGGGGTGGACATGGAGGCCGAGGTCGTCGGCAGGTACCAG AAGCTCAAGAGTTCGGCGTTGGGTCGGCCAATCACGGTTCAGGACTGCGGCTTGTTTATCGACGCCCAGCGGCCGTGGTTGGCTGCAAGTCCTGATGGGATTGTGAGGGACAGCCTGACTGGCCAATGGCTGCTGGAGGTCAAGTGTCcctacaaacacagacaaagacgtGTGGAGGACGCCTGCAGGGACGACCCCGGCTTCTGTCTGGAAATACAGGACGATGTGGGACGTGCCGCTGGAGGG TCTCCAGTCTACCATCTGAAGACGTCTCACAGTTACTTCACACAGATCCAGTGTCAGCTGGCAGTGACGGGCCTGCGACAGGCCGATCTCGTAGTCTTCACAACAAAGGAGATAGCCATCGTCCCGGTGACCTATGACCCTGACCTGTGGGGGGAGACGGTGTCCAGACTTGAGATCTTCTACAGGGACGCTGTCCTCCCTCACCTCAGGGGGAAGACGCAGCAAGAGACGTCAGCAGCCTGGACACCAGAGCAGTAG
- the LOC133951710 gene encoding uncharacterized protein LOC133951710 isoform X2 → MQKNKSWTGAQVSVTGQTQETILPQVRYHPSIQTPGDGARPKTTKKTDTRTSKTQRTRPGAEHPTHTGIQHGDKTTQADLVPTARPYRGGGRNPRSQTPDQKTNKKLVQMSATDPGSSQKADQVSNRACPRPEQVPLGLGVQVDRALVKDVEVLTRGQRTNQDWFSWRRNRITASVAHSVAHCRFVHGKSQTPPTSYLTAITGEGCRVQTRAMRWGVDMEAEVVGRYQKLKSSALGRPITVQDCGLFIDAQRPWLAASPDGIVRDSLTGQWLLEVKCPYKHRQRRVEDACRDDPGFCLEIQDDVGRAAGGSPVYHLKTSHSYFTQIQCQLAVTGLRQADLVVFTTKEIAIVPVTYDPDLWGETVSRLEIFYRDAVLPHLRGKTQQETSAAWTPEQ, encoded by the exons atgcagaaaaacaaatcgTGGACAGGAGCTCAGGTGTCCGTGACCGGTCAGACCCAGGAAACCATCCTGCCTCAGGTCCGGTACCATCCATCTATCCAGACTCCTGGAGATGGAGCACGGCCCAAAACCACTAAGAAAACTGACACCAGAACCAGTAAGACACAAAGGACCAGACCTGGAGCTGAGCACCCCACTCACACTGGGATCCAACATGGGGACAAGACCACCCAGGCTGATCTGGTTCCTACAGCAAGACCTTATCGTGGTGGTGGTCGGAACCCCCGTTCTCAGACCCCCGAtcagaaaacgaataagaaactAGTTCAGATGTCTGCCACAGATCCAGGTTCTTCTCAAAAAGCAGATCAGGTCTCCAACAGAGCCTGTCCCAGACCAGAGCAGGTTCCTCTGGGTCTGGGGGTCCAGGTTGACAGGGCTCTGGTGAAGGATGTGGAGGTTCTGACCCGTGGACAGAGGACCAACCAGGACTGGTTTTCCTGGAGGAGGAACCGGATCACAGCCTCTGTGGCTCACAGCGTCGCTCACTGCCGCTTCGTTCATGGCAAGAGCCAAACCCCGCCCACCTCCTACCTGACTGCTATCACAG GCGAGGGCTGCAGGGTCCAGACCAGGGCCATGAGGTGGGGGGTGGACATGGAGGCCGAGGTCGTCGGCAGGTACCAG AAGCTCAAGAGTTCGGCGTTGGGTCGGCCAATCACGGTTCAGGACTGCGGCTTGTTTATCGACGCCCAGCGGCCGTGGTTGGCTGCAAGTCCTGATGGGATTGTGAGGGACAGCCTGACTGGCCAATGGCTGCTGGAGGTCAAGTGTCcctacaaacacagacaaagacgtGTGGAGGACGCCTGCAGGGACGACCCCGGCTTCTGTCTGGAAATACAGGACGATGTGGGACGTGCCGCTGGAGGG TCTCCAGTCTACCATCTGAAGACGTCTCACAGTTACTTCACACAGATCCAGTGTCAGCTGGCAGTGACGGGCCTGCGACAGGCCGATCTCGTAGTCTTCACAACAAAGGAGATAGCCATCGTCCCGGTGACCTATGACCCTGACCTGTGGGGGGAGACGGTGTCCAGACTTGAGATCTTCTACAGGGACGCTGTCCTCCCTCACCTCAGGGGGAAGACGCAGCAAGAGACGTCAGCAGCCTGGACACCAGAGCAGTAG
- the abcf3 gene encoding ATP-binding cassette sub-family F member 3, translated as MATYVDILKSEFPEIDAELFDYITGVLGSGGADFEDGEEVYDAVGGVLQDVSADSKNEDDVRDICLQMFNTLKLNNHHGSQRQVLLDAPVQLSQISSDTDSAAKDVQGIWMMKRAQNTTVDAKKLEKAEAKLKAKHERRNEKDSLKPSSPIVLEEASASQASNKKENRVELSGKNRSYDIRIENFDVAFGERSLLQGAELSLSSGRRYGLIGRNGLGKTTLLKMLASRNLRVPAHISILHVEQEVDGDETPALQSVLQSDTQREGLLNEEKRLNARIANGTADGMESVRLSEIYVKLEEIDADKAPARASVILAGLGFSPKMQQQMTREFSGGWRMRLALARALFARPDLLLLDEPTNMLDVRAILWLENYLQTWQSTILVVSHDRNFLNAVVTDIVHLHTQRLDSYRGNYENFVKTKEDRLKNQQREYEAQLQYRQHIQVFIDRFRFNANRAAQVQSKLKLLERLPEMKPIEKETEVTLRFPDNFEKLSPPILQLDEVEFYYTPDQRLFTGLNLSADLESRICIVGENGAGKSTILKLLMGELTPVNGMRQAHRSLKIGYFSQHHVDQLDLNVCSVELLLNKFPGRTEEEYRHQLGGYGITGELSTRPVASLSGGQKSRVAFAQMTMPCPNFYVLDEPTNHLDMETIEALAKALNKYRGGVILVSHDERLIRLVCKELWVCECGTVRRIDGGFDEYRDILHEQFRKEGYL; from the exons ATGGCGACTTACGTGGACATTCTGAAGAGCGAGTTTCCTGAGATCGACGCGGAGCTATTCGATTATATCACAG GTGTCTTGGGCAGTGGCGGTGCTGACTttgaggatggagaggaggtgtACGACGCCGTCGGTGGCGTCCTACAGGATGTGTCTGCTGACAGTAAGAACGAGGATGATGTCAGAGACATCTGTCTCCAGATGTTCAACACTCTCAAATT gAATAATCATCATGGTTCTCAGAGGCAGGTGTTGTTGGACGCTCCTGTTCAGCTCTCTCAGATCTCTTCAGACACTG ATTCAGCAGCTAAAGATGTTCAGGGGATCTGGATGATGAAACGAGCTCAGAACACA ACTGTGGACGCAAAGAAACTGGAGAAGGCCGAGGCGAAGCTGAAGGCTAAACACGAACGCAGGAACGAGAAGGACTCACTGAAACCTTCAAGTCCAAT AGTCCTGGAGGAGGCGTCTGCCAGTCAGGCCAGCAATAAGAAGGAAAATCGGGTCGAACTCTCGGGAAAGAATCGCAGCTACGACATTCGTATTGAAAACTTTGATGTGGCGTTTGGAGAGAG GTCTCTGCTGCAGGGGGCGGAGCTCTCTCTGTCGTCAGGTCGGCGGTACGGTCTGATTGGTCGTAACGGTCTGGGGAAGACGACGCTGCTGAAGATGTTGGCGAGTCGTAACCTCCGTGTCCCGGCTCACATCTCCATCCTCCATGTGGAACAGGAAGTAGATGGAGATGAGACGCCGGCGCTGCAGAGCGTCCTGCAGAGCGACACGCAGAGAGAGGGGCTGCTGAACGAGGAGAAGAGGCTTAACGCTCGCATCGCCAACGGAAC TGCTGATGGGATGGAGAGCGTTCGACTGTCGGAGATCTACGTCAAACTGGAGGAGATCGACGCCGACAAAGCCCCAGCCCG AGCCTCTGTCATCCTGGCTGGTCTCGGGTTCTCTCCCAAAATGCAACAGCAGATGACGAG AGAGTTTtcaggaggatggaggatgaggTTGGCGTTGGCCAGAGCTCTGTTTGCTCG GCcggacctgctgctgctcgacG AGCCGACCAACATGTTGGACGTCAGAGCCATCTTGTGGTTAGAGAACTACCTGCAG acgtGGCAGTCCACCATCTTGGTCGTCTCCCACGACAGAAACTTCCTGAACGCCGTGGTAACGGACATCGTGCACCTGCACACGCAGAGGCTCGACAGTTACCGTGGCAACTACGAAAACTTTGTCAAAACCAAAGAAGACCGACTGAAGAACCAGCAGAGGGAGTACGAGGCCCAGCTGCAGTACAGACAGCACATACAG gtttttATTGACAGGTTTCGATTTAACGCCAACAGAGCAGCTCAGGTCCAGAGTAAACTCAAGCTGCTGGAGAGACT ACCGGAGATGAAACCCATTGAAAAAGAAACTGAAGTCACTTTAAG GTTTCCAGATAACTTTGAGAAGTTGTCTCCACCCATCCTGCAGCTGGACGAGGTGGAGTTCTACTACACTCCAGATCAGCGACTCTTCACCGGACTCAACCTGTCGGCCGACCTCGAGTCTCGAATCTGCATC GTCGGAGAAAATGGCGCCGGTAAAAGCACCATCCTCAAGCTGCTGATGGGCGAGTTGACGCCTGTCAATGGAATGAGACAAGCTCACAG GAGCCTGAAGATCGGATACTTCAGTCAACATCACGTGGACCAGCTGGACCTGAACGtctgctctgtggagctgctgctcaacAAGTTCCCGG ggcgGACAGAGGAGGAGTACCGCCACCAGCTGGGAGGATACGGTATCACTGGAGAGCTGTCCACGAGGCCGGTGGCCAGTCTGTCAGGAGGACAGAAGAGCCGGGTCGCCTTCGCACAGATGACCATGCCATG TCCAAACTTCTACGTCCTGGACGAACCGACCAACCACCTGGACATGGAGACGATCGAGGCTCTGGCTAAAGCGCTCAACAAGTATAGA GGCGGAGTCATCCTGGTGTCGCATGACGAGCGTCTGATCCGGTTGGTGTGTAAGGAGCTGtgggtgtgtgaatgtgggaCAGTTCGACGAATCGACGGCGGCTTCGACGAGTACAGAGACATCCTGCACGAGCAGTTCAGGAAGGAGGGTTACCTGTGA